The proteins below are encoded in one region of Streptomyces ficellus:
- a CDS encoding recombinase family protein, whose protein sequence is MANLVYKRVSTDQQSTARQDLVLAEAGIEDPVVFEEDPGTSSRLHPLQRPKFRELLTYARPGDTAHISEMFRLVRGTGHILDVLEVLHRDQLALRIHDGAFSAMDLTARHPSTGELLSTVKFMVQTLAAAGELQRDLQRELTYDGLRAAEAKGSKGGRRPAVAACPRSTSTCVPSNAGFPGIWPASPTPSTSRRSSCSRPGVSFLGCGPAPSEATSHPASDGSPPSRSSTRPHFCNGSASAAAPSRPAARSTSTPGGPGTPSTAEPACEPSSAGRCRAAAADAPSPSPR, encoded by the coding sequence ACCGACCAGCAGTCCACCGCCCGCCAGGACCTCGTCCTCGCCGAGGCCGGGATCGAGGACCCGGTCGTCTTCGAGGAGGATCCGGGCACCTCCAGCCGCCTCCACCCGCTCCAGCGCCCCAAGTTCCGCGAACTGCTCACCTACGCGCGGCCGGGCGACACCGCGCACATCTCCGAGATGTTCCGCCTCGTGCGCGGCACCGGCCACATCCTCGACGTCCTCGAAGTCCTGCACCGCGACCAGCTCGCCCTGCGCATCCACGACGGAGCGTTCTCCGCGATGGACCTCACCGCCCGCCACCCGAGCACCGGCGAGCTGCTGTCCACCGTGAAGTTCATGGTGCAGACCCTCGCCGCCGCCGGCGAACTCCAGCGTGACCTCCAGCGCGAGCTGACGTACGACGGCCTGCGTGCCGCCGAGGCCAAGGGCAGCAAGGGCGGACGACGGCCCGCCGTGGCGGCCTGCCCGCGGTCGACAAGTACCTGTGTTCCTTCCAACGCTGGCTTCCCGGGCATCTGGCCCGCATCGCCGACGCCGAGCACGTCAAGACGATCAAGCTGTTCGCGACCTGGCGTGTCCTTCCTCGGCTGCGGGCCCGCGCCGAGCGAAGCCACATCACACCCAGCGTCCGACGGTTCGCCGCCGAGCAGATCAAGTACGCGACCGCATTTCTGCAATGGCTCGGCGAGCGCAGCAGCACCCTCGCGTCCTGCGGCCAGATCGACATCGACGCCTGGTGGGCCGGGAACACCGAGCACAGCCGAACCTGCCTGCGAGCCTTCCTCAGCTGGGCGATGCAGAGCCGCCGCTGCCGACGCGCCCTCTCCATCCCCGCGATGA